The Gossypium hirsutum isolate 1008001.06 chromosome A13, Gossypium_hirsutum_v2.1, whole genome shotgun sequence nucleotide sequence ATTCAACACTTATCAAACGCATTCAATggtttctgttggaaataggccAATGAAAAATAGAGCACATCCCTAGAGAAGAGAGCACAGAAGCGGATTGCATCGCTAAGATAGCTTTTGACAGAACTAAGTGCACCCCCAAAAGGATGTTAATGGTGCCTGATAATTGAAAGGTCTTGAAATCTATTTTGATTTAAGGCTTTGGCATTAGGGTGAATAACCCAAAAATgttgatttttaattataattatctgATAGGTcgatttttgtaaattttttcgGATTGGGCCGATTTTGGAAAAACGCGTCCAACTGGACGTGTTTTAAGTGGATATGAAAGAAAAACGCTTCCAATTAGATGTGCTTTCAATTTTGGCTAGATGGATAAATGTTAGTGTTTTTATTCTTGAGTCCCGAGCTTGATTCCTTTTCTACTTacatttatatcttttatttcaTGTTGCTTCAAGCTTTTTAAATCTTTAGTTAATGTTTTTAACATATTAGTTCTTTGGTTAGATGGCTAAATAATTGCAATTACAATCCTTGAGTCTCAAGTTTGATTCCTCTTCGactcatatttgtattttttatttcatgttgcttcaagctttttttttaaattaatatttttaacatattaactCCTTTCATTAGATGGTTAGATAATTGCGATTACATCCTTGAGTTTGAGGTTCCattatttttataaacatattaatgtattttttatttttaacttttaacttttttatttataaaatcaaataattattgcaaatatcattaattgaaagaaaattaataatatgcttataaaaataattaaaaataaaaatatatattaaataaaaaaataattaaaaaaatcatcaaaacattaattaaaaaaaacttgaaacaatatgaaataaaaaatacaaatgcaAGTAAGAAATGAATCAAACCAGAAACTCAAGAATAAAAGCACTAACATTTAACTATCTAACTAAAATTGAAAGTCTATTTAATTGGAAGTGTTTTCCTATCATATCTACTGAAAATGCGTCTAAAATCGACCTAATTCAATCAGCATTTTTGGGTAAATAACCCTTGGCATTAGgcctaatattattttttttcccttgaCAGATGACTTTGGGCATCGGTTGAAGATAACCTAAAGGATGCAAAGATGATGTATAACTTTGGTTTGTTTACTTGACATTCTCTGCTTTATTCATTTCATCTTCATTTGTTAGTTTCTGCATTGTTCCTATCCACCTCAAGAGTACATCATCATTTTTTTATTCCAATTTCTTCAATGAATCTACTTCTTTCAACCAAAATAGAATTTAAGAATGAAActagaaaattatttttgggcaaaaaagtaaattacaaaaagattaaactgaaaattttcatctttgggGAGCCTTTCCTTTTGGCGTCGTCCTTGCGAATCaccaattaatttattattattttgatataatgctAGGAGTAGGGATAGAAGTAACAAGATTCAAATCCATGTCGAATAGATGTTTGATAAGAGATTTGACCACCGTTCTATATAAGTCAAGACATCATTTGATTTATTGTATATATCAAtttcttaataaataaaaaaactaagggTTTGGTTAAGATTAAATGGGTAGGAATGATGTTGATTCCTAAAACTCACCCGAATCCAATCAAACTCTACCATTGAGATAGATtatgttaaaatgattttaatttttttaattacaaaaaaaccatattatttgtattttattttacatttttttatttcttaaagtaTTTATCAAAACAAATCCAATAATTATCTATATTTTATAAGTGGATTAAGGATAATAGTCACATTTTACCTTATCTTTTATAATGAATGCAATAAACCAAATAGGATTTGCACTCAACGCCACTTGCATTTTATCATCACTAAATTATCAATAAATTGTCAACGACATCTTAATTGTGTTGGCACAAAATTCAATCATCTTCATCTTGTGTTTACTAACGAGGttgaaaatttcaataaaaaaagagttaatattttttattattgttaaaaaaactaatttaaacacacaaaaaaaatctaacattaattaaatgtgaggaaaaataaaaaaaatataataaaatttcataaatttaaaaagcTTAAAATTGggctttttataaaaataatataaaaataaattaattatgaaaataggtTGGGGAcaaattatttacgaaaataaacTATTTGTTACAGTATCTATTGGTGTTGTTTAACACATCGACAACATCACTCTCCTATTTCAATCAATCATCACTCAAtcattagatttttaaaaaataatatttttttggtgcTACCACTATGTCAGACAACACTCATAGGTAAAAAGATACCTGTAAAAGTACAAGTATACACgactgaaaaaaaaacaaaaaaatattttttttataggtGCCACTAGACTGTCAGGCGGCACCAATTTAGAGCTCTCTTATTTTTGCTTTTAGGCTTTGAGAAATTGTTTTACATTATGAATTTTACTTATGGTCATTTCTCTTACAAGTGAGGACTTTAACTAGAGAGTTACGGACTactttattaaactaattaagaaAAAACATGAAAAGGACATTAACAAGGATAACATGGCTCTTGGGATGTTTAGGAGGGAAGTTAAGCGTGTCAAGAGAGCTCTCAATAGTTAGCAAGCTgccaattaatttaaaaaaaaaattaaagtagtgtaatttttttgttttttcttttagtGTGTATACtcgtatttttataaatattctaaaaaatacATAGGGTGTTGCCTGATATAGTGACGATactaaaaaattattcttttaaaagCTTAATGATTATATGATGATTAGTCATAAAACAGAGTGATGTCGTCAATGTATCAGGCGGCACTAATATTTATTATAACAAACGATccattttgataattaaattttctttcattccatttttataattaattaaatttttatattatttttattgaaggGACCTAAAATTGTGATTACCAATCAGATTGAATTTAGTGCAACAAAATCAGCTTAGCACTTGATTAGCATAATCGTGAGTGGCGTTAGTTAAAAAACGGTCCAGTTCCAGCTGTACAGTAAATGCATTCACGTTTTCTTATTGCCAcaaataaaatattgtaaaagaaACACAAAATTTTGACCGTTGATATGATTGGAAATACGCGTCGATGCGCCGAATTTTAAGCCGTTTCACTATAGCCACGTGGCACGCCGAATTATGGAAATACGCTAGGGCCCCACGCGATTCTCGTAGGAGGCAGCGGCCACCTTTCACGCTTTtggctttcttctttttcttttttttttcggtttCCATAATTACCCTCCCTTGGTCTTCAGAATTTGTGAATACGCCATTCGAAGGTCCTCGTTTAGGGCAAATCAGTATATACGCAGAGTATTGAAGGGTAATTTAGGAATCACGTGACACGCGGCGCTTCACTGCAGTGGGCTGTGGGCGGTTTCAAAAGCAAAGAAAGGAAGCGTTCCGTGTTGAAAATCAGTTCCATTAATATTGATTGATTAAATCAATAATTGAAAATATTCCTTGGTTTctaagtaaaataatttatattgagTATTAACTTCGAGTTTGATTATGTGCAATTATTTTATGTGAGTTTTCGgttttattatatgtgtttgtCATGTATagattttttttgcttttttttgtttataatttttttaaatcaaatcgaTCAAGTcactgatttaattaaaaaaattaaaaattttaaaaaattaaaaaattgagttAACAAATATTTTGCTTGATTTAACTGGTTCGTATCGATTCTTGAATTAATCGATTTAAAATCCCTCCCCGGACTAGGGGTGTTTAATTTTCAGTTAAAACCAAATTAACTAACAGAATCAATTTAATTCGATTACTTGGTCAGTTAATTGATCTAATTCGATTACTTGGTCAGTTAATGATTTTTGGAAGTTTGGTTATCagttaattcaattcaaaattggGTAATTAACTGAACtaaccaaacttaataattaataatataaattatatgtagTTTTGATTCGGTTAAacgaacaatatcaaatttttttatgttttatacttgttttaacaaaaaaaatataaaatcgaattaactgaaatatttcggttcaattaatttttttaaaatttcggttCAGTTAACGGTTAAAGAATTAAAAAGTTTGATTAATTCGGTTCATACTAATTCTGTTTGGTTAACCGTTTGAACACCCCTACCCTAGATTGGTATCTCAATCGATTTTTCTGATGAATTATAATAACATGGAAAAGCCTCAACCGATTTTTAGGCCAACATTTTTTATTCAATCGGTAAAAATAGATGAATTCTGAAAAAAGGAATATTTTTTATGGTATActtttagtttaatattaaatccAAATTTGGTCCACTTTCTCTtgatgatatttaaatattaaaaggaAAAATCTCTTTTTGGCCCCCCAAAAGTCATTGCAATCATTATTTTTACCCCTAATGATTTACATTTTATCACACTTTCTTTGACATTGCTCACTATTGTCTTCGTCCAGTTGATTAATTTTATTCTTTACTTATTAATATAGCAAGCTTTTGACACTTTATCCCTCTTTCAAAAATTCAAactttatcacaaaaaaaaaagaaaagaaaattcaaagTTTAATTTTCAAGCTTTGGAAGCCTTGAAAGAGGGATAAAGTGACCAAGTAATTTTATATAcatagatgaaaaaaatatgtaaaaagtttatataatttaaattaatatttttaaaaaaatgataatatttaacCACGGGTTAGGTGAAATGTTAAGGGTTTCTCCTACTTTAATTAGTGGTTAAGAGTTTGATCTTCGTCTTGAATATGGAGAATAACTTTAAAACTCATGGTCGGCGTTTACCCCCTAATAAACCTAGTAAAATATggaaaattaattattaagtaccttaaaatgaaataataataataatacatataaggGAAACAAAGtagtttattttaatagtttttaagaGGTGGGGTCATCTTTTTCAAAGTAATTAAGATTTGCTTTAAAGATATAAATCTCCGGTATTAACTCATAATTTATAGAAAAAGTGGTTTTTAAGTCAATTCCTTATATAAGTATCAAGATTTTTTAGTAAAGGATAAAATTaagaatatgaaaataaatataaaaagtattttaGAAATACTATGCAGACACTCGATTGGCATGGGCAGGGGCAAAACCAGGGGCTGGCAGGTCTAGGTctccctaaaatggaaaattttccaattaggtcatttgaaaatttgaaaattttaaattaataaagataaaattacactttgacctcttaaaatgataaaattttgatttaacccGTTAAAATTTGTAAAGATCgagactattaaaatggtaaaaatacatttttacTATCCTAAAAATTACAACTTAATTTCAGCTCCCTATAAAAAATTTCCAGCTTTGCCCCTAAGCATGggcattgttgtcaatgcaagagGACGTGGGTTCAAGTGCGCTGAAGCATATTATCCTCCTGTTTATAGATTAAGGAGGAACTGTagataattttaaacattatgtaaaaaaaaaaactgatatCATCCAAACCAATAATTAATGCATTTTTAATATGTGCTACTAAGTAGTGATCAATGATCATTATGCCACTACTATTTATTTCCTCATTTATATGATCAAATGGGGAATCTTAACAAATGTTTGGGCATTGAAATTCGAAAATTATTGCTTGAAGATTCTAAGCTTTCCAATTTTTTAATAACATTGCTCCAATATAAATTAGAAGTTAAATGCATAAATTATTATATTGAGTatttggattaaattttaaattttagagttGATAATATTAATAAAGTTTTATTTGAATATCATTTTAATAGAATAGAATTAAGTTTGAATACATGACAcaataatatcttataatataataatataacggTGAAATTTCAATTctagtctttttatttttgagattatataagaattgttaaattttagtttCGATCTCTTTAATTCgctcaaatttgagatttaatctctatattttaatttcgACATAATTTGGCACCTCAACTTTTATAATATCATCAGTTAAGTTAAATGCTTATTGCAAAATTAAAATGCTTATGCgaacttttaaatttcaaatttcgaaAAATAAAGGAATTATATTCCTAAAACTAAAAGTACgaaaattaaattccaatataTGAATAGCGTTAGAGTTTGTGTGACCCGAATCTTAttatttgttgaagaaataagaGGATCTATAGGGGCGAATTAAGCACAAAACTGGATTGGGGTTGCGACGTTCGCCTCCGCAGTACGAACCATACCACACAAGTAGACTCCATATGGAACTTCATTttactatttgactttgattaaaaCAGGATTTTTTAACCATTAAATAGATATAATCGAAACTCCTCTTATATCATACGATTTTGataaattatgaatatatttttaaagatttgtCTGTAATTATTGAAAATCCTAACCTTATAACTAAAGTCCTCTTTGGATACGcaatatatacatgtatgaatTCAATGTATTGTGATATTTAAGATAGTAATTTTAAAGATAAAGTTGAGCCAATCTCCTTGGCAATATATGGGTGGGATAAAGATGAACACCCATTtgaattttacatgaaaatattttcatgattttgaaaTTCATCAGTTTCTGATTTTTCCAATATGGTATTTGCATATTTGTGAATTTAAATGCATCACAAGAACCTTGTATTTCTTTAAGCTCTTCGTTTTCAATTTTTCaagtttcaaaaattcaaacaagtggtacattaaattaaagaattagatttatttttttaacaatttcattgTAGGTTACGATCGTATCTACtctttttgacataatatttAGAATAAtctataaataagaggataatgtgttTTAGTGCACTCGAATACATATTCTCTTGTATTATTAATAACGCTCATGCCAATCGAATTAAGATTCAGTCagctaaaatgaatatttttaaatgtaaatagtaactgaataaaaaaaatatggaaataataaaaaatcaatactctattaatttaagaaaatatatgtaTACGAAATTTGTTATTTTATGGGATAAACAGGCCTTGGGATGAGATTTGAatggaaaaattagaagaaaaaaaaggggagagggtttttttttatttaaataaaatattataaaaataataattatttattaaaataatatattcttCAATTATTTATCAAAGTATTATCTTTTGAATACTAATatgggttatttatttatttaaatttttagtggACGATTTGCAAGGCGAAgctagaaaaattattttatgggttaaaaatgaataataatttgaaaacatactatagttttattattatattaacttataattttataaaatttgaaagacTTTTGTAtcgaatttatcaatttttggaGACCAAGACCATTGCTTGCCCGTACtcttgacaaatcaaacatccgTCTCACAAAATAGAAAATCTTTGTCACTTCGATTTGagaccaaaaattattttaaaaagttcAAATCGTCGTTATTAATGACGATTTGGTGCCAAAGTTCTACGCTATATATTGcatattattatgataaataattcTAATCTCATATTATTTAAgtagttaattaatattttaatgggaTTTGTGTAAAAAACCTCtataatcaaaatttttgaaaaaaaattccaattattttaatttgaaaatactGATATAAAATTGTATGTTCACCCTTAAAATGCTAGTGGGAACAAGCCTTTAGTTTTTAGGACATGGACATGCTAGTAAAAAGAGTTCATGCCTACTGACTCTGTTCTGAATTCTCAGTTCTGACTCTTGACTGATTTCTCAAAGCTCCTGTCACTAAAAATTATTAGGAAAAAAACCCATGAAGCTTTAAtatgattttttgaaataaaaaataaaatttctaaaatatgatggaaaatgatgttgaaaatgaaaaaagtaagaaaaagaaaatgggagaataatttgaaaaaaaaaaaaaacctgtcTACATATGAACAGCTAACACCTGCTCAGTCTCCCAATAAAATGACCTGCCTATATtgtatttcttttcaatttttattctttttttttttggttctcaTAGCTGTAGAGAgattattcatattattattcctttcttcttctttcattCTCAACAATCTCTTCCCCCTCTTCTTCCATAatactctttctttctcttcatATATAATCTTTACTTTCAAACACCCTAAATTTACAACCACATATTCCAGagaggatttaaaaaaaaatggtgatGAAGTTACCTTATCTGGGTTCAtgtttgtttttggttttttttagtttGGTTTCTATTGTTGCTTCTGGGTCTGGAAAAGGGCTCCCAATTCTTTCATTCGATGAAGGATATAATCAGTTGTTTGGAGATGATAATCTAGTTATCCATAGAGATGGTAAAGCTGTTCACTTGTCTTTGAACGAAAGAACAGGTTTGTTTCTTTTTTGCTGATTTGGGTtctcctttttttctttgttgtttcaTTAAAAAGGAAACATTTTTTGCTTTTGATGGTGGTGAAAAACAGGGTCGGGGTTTGTGTCACAAGACCTTTACTTGCATGGTTACTTCAGTGCTTCAATAAAGTTACCTGCTGATTACACTGCTGGAGTTGTGGTTGCTTTCTATGTGAGTTTATCTATGTTCTACATTaatctctttccttttttttgtttttatattaaaatctatttatctaacagttaattattttagaaGCTCTCTCAACAGTCCTTTTAAGCTCTTGGTCGCTATTTAGTGTTAATTAAtctgatttttttaaattctgaTACTAATGAGACTCAGATGAGTTTGCACTGTTTTCTTCACTTTCCTCTCATGGTTCAACTTGGAGTTTGAATAGGGTCTTGAATGAaaactttgatttttcttttcaagtcacaaaaatttcaaatttttattcaagAATCTGATCAAAATACACATGGATATGACTATGAACATGTTAAACTTATCTCAGATTGATTAGAATTTCCAGATGGTTTTTTCATGTTGAAGGAGATGGCTTCTTTcataaatgaaattcattttcctgaatatgtattttaatttatgtgataAACAGATGTCAAATGGTGATATGTTCGAGAAGAACCATGATGAAATAGATTTTGAGTTCTTGGGTAACATTAGAGGAAAAAATTGGAGGATTCAGACCAATATTTATGGCAATGGAAGCACCAGTGCTGGCAGAGAAGAGAGATACAATCTCTGGTTTGATCCTGCTGATGATTTCCATCAGTACAGTATTCTCTGGACTGCTTCCAACATCATGTAAGTATTCACAATCTATATCCCCAAATACTCGTGTTGGACATCCGACCCAATCACAAACATGGATACGGGAATATTACCCTTTAAGCATTGCCCCCACCATCTCTCCTATAATTTGTTGTTGTGTTGCTTTCCTTTTTCCTCAAATGGTTAAATCCTTTAGTTATGCTGCTCTGCTCCATCCACAACTTTTTTAACCTATGAACATTGTATGATTAAGTGTTGAACATGCTGTTTTGAAGAGTTATGGTTTTGATGTGATGGTTGTATTGTAATGTAGGGTAAGGTTTCTTATTTTGGGATGTTTATATATTACACGATATGAAGTCTGGTTTGCTTGTAATGGCATCCCTTCTTACATCCATCCAAGTTTTCTTCTAATACCACCATAACTAAATTGTTGGTTTTGTTTCTGATGGTAATTATTTTTGCTTGCAGATTTTATGTAGACAATATCCCCATTAGAGAGTTCAAAAGAACAGCTGAAATGGGTGGAGATTTCCCCTCTAAGCCAATGTCTTTGTATGCTACAATATGGGATGGATCTGATTGGGCTACTAATGGTGGCAAATATAGAGTCAATTACAAATATGCTCCTTATGTAGCGGAATTCTCCGATTTAGTTTTGCATGGCTGCGCAGTTGATCCAATCGAGTTTTCATCCAAGAGGTGTGACGGCACGCAAAGTTTCCAACTCACAACCAGTATCACCCCATCACAAAGAAGCAAGATGGATAGCTTTAGGAGGAAGCACATGACATACTCTTACTGCTATGACCAAACCAGATACAAGGTTGCTCCTCTGGAGTGTGTAATCAATCCTCGAGAAGCTGAAAGACTGAAGAAGTTCGATCCTGTCACATTTGGAGGAGGCAGGCGCCACCATGGGAAACGACACCACCACATGCAAGCAAGCCGGTCTGAGGCTGATTCCATCTGATGGAAGACGTTTGACCATTGttttcctctcctttccattCAGTTTGGGGATCAGTTTTGTGTATAGAGAGAGGGGGAAGACTGCAGAGCAcagcacatatacatatatatattgagggTGATATGAGTcattatatatgttcaatgatGTGGAGGGTATGTGTATAGTTCCATACCTTTTTAGGtttccatgtccatttttgttattgatgcaataaaataaaatactttagcAGATTTAAAAcacctttattttttaaaaagttaatttaagTATCATTTTCTGCTTTCCCTCTTGGTGGTTCAAAGAGACATCTGCAGCACCCAAAATTGTTGCATTTAATGTCCAAAGTTTGGGGTTATCTATATGTCTGTTAGCATGTTGCTGATCAATATGTATATGCCATTGGGTAGTTGGAATCTAAGGAGGGTTAGATGTGACAAGTTGGGAAGatctacttttaaaaaatattactaaattctatttttaagccatccaaaaactaaaaatttaatttaaatcctttaacaaaaaaaattaactttgacatctaaaattttataattaaaaaaaaatgttgatttcGCCCACTAAAGAACATAAATTCATCCATTCCAAGGACATTAAATATAAAGCATTTGCACAAAATCATAAGGTGAAGAATAGAGGTCACAAAATTTTGGAACAACTTGTGCTTAGATTCCAATATCATTTGACAGCCAATTCTGAACTGGAATTTCAACCTCATTgagtaaaattgaaatgaaaaaaaatgaagaaatcccAGTGTTTTAGACCACATACTAATAATTCATAGTTATCCATAGCACTGACATAAATCATGTGCAAAGCTCAAAAAGAAAAGGCTACATCTCACTATCTTTTAAAGCAGATATCTTTGATTGCTACAGATTGTAACCTGCATTTCCCTAACAGTGACAGAAATCAAAGAAAATGGATTTGATTAACACAAGCTAACAAGTGCAATATCAATATACATACCTGCTATAAACCCTAAAACTTGACTTTGTCCAATAGTATCACATGTATGTATAACCCTTCCTCTTACTAATCC carries:
- the LOC107913525 gene encoding probable xyloglucan endotransglucosylase/hydrolase protein 28 — encoded protein: MVMKLPYLGSCLFLVFFSLVSIVASGSGKGLPILSFDEGYNQLFGDDNLVIHRDGKAVHLSLNERTGSGFVSQDLYLHGYFSASIKLPADYTAGVVVAFYMSNGDMFEKNHDEIDFEFLGNIRGKNWRIQTNIYGNGSTSAGREERYNLWFDPADDFHQYSILWTASNIIFYVDNIPIREFKRTAEMGGDFPSKPMSLYATIWDGSDWATNGGKYRVNYKYAPYVAEFSDLVLHGCAVDPIEFSSKRCDGTQSFQLTTSITPSQRSKMDSFRRKHMTYSYCYDQTRYKVAPLECVINPREAERLKKFDPVTFGGGRRHHGKRHHHMQASRSEADSI